In the genome of Myxococcus stipitatus, one region contains:
- a CDS encoding MlaD family protein encodes MSLFTSTSSERRLAIRTGLFVAMGLVVAGVVVFFIGQESRLFQQQVTYRVFLPNVQGLSDKSPVWLGGLEVGKVTGIYFSEDPRDPRLEVQLRVAARYQDRVKKDSTAQLTSMGVLGDKAVDISLGTPTSPPLEPGGEMVAITGGDLSTLLSGASKVMDNSVAISESLLKTVQSYGDPRMVADVQRGIASLRALLEQVENGDGVLHALIYDKEAGREVRGLVTNASRAAQRVDGAVGHLEALLAEVRSGDGTAHALIYGDEGATALRELGEAAGQLAGLIEDAKKSENGAVHQLVYGDARGMFADLGSAAADLKKITATVAKGEGTVGGLISDPTVYEDLREVLGNVKRNRILRALVRFSLDNRKDLDQLGKVKRVDPPNAPSNSPPVPTTE; translated from the coding sequence ATGAGCCTGTTCACCTCCACCTCGAGCGAGCGGAGGCTGGCGATTCGCACCGGCCTGTTCGTGGCCATGGGCCTGGTGGTGGCGGGCGTGGTGGTGTTCTTCATCGGCCAGGAGTCGCGGCTGTTCCAGCAGCAGGTGACCTACCGGGTGTTCCTCCCCAACGTGCAGGGCTTGAGCGACAAGTCCCCGGTGTGGCTGGGCGGCCTGGAGGTGGGGAAGGTGACGGGCATCTACTTCTCCGAGGACCCGCGGGACCCTCGGCTGGAGGTGCAGCTGCGCGTCGCCGCGCGCTACCAGGACCGCGTGAAGAAGGACTCCACCGCTCAGCTCACCAGCATGGGGGTGTTGGGAGACAAGGCGGTGGACATCTCGCTGGGCACGCCCACCTCGCCGCCCCTGGAGCCGGGCGGGGAGATGGTGGCCATCACCGGAGGCGACCTGTCCACGCTGCTCAGCGGCGCGAGCAAGGTGATGGACAACTCCGTGGCCATCAGTGAGTCCTTGCTCAAGACGGTGCAGTCGTATGGGGACCCGCGCATGGTCGCCGACGTGCAGCGGGGGATTGCGTCCCTGCGCGCGCTGCTGGAGCAGGTGGAGAATGGCGACGGCGTGCTGCACGCGCTCATCTACGACAAGGAGGCGGGGCGCGAGGTGCGCGGGCTGGTGACGAACGCGTCGCGCGCGGCGCAGCGGGTGGATGGCGCGGTGGGGCACCTGGAGGCGCTGCTCGCGGAGGTGCGCTCGGGGGATGGCACCGCGCATGCGCTCATCTACGGCGACGAGGGCGCGACGGCGCTGCGCGAGCTGGGCGAGGCGGCGGGGCAGTTGGCGGGGCTGATTGAAGACGCGAAGAAGAGCGAGAACGGGGCGGTGCACCAGCTGGTGTATGGGGACGCGCGCGGCATGTTCGCGGACCTGGGCAGCGCGGCGGCGGACCTGAAGAAAATCACCGCGACGGTGGCGAAGGGCGAGGGCACCGTGGGCGGGCTCATCAGCGACCCGACCGTCTACGAGGACCTGCGCGAGGTGCTGGGCAACGTGAAGCGCAATCGCATCCTGCGCGCGCTGGTCCGCTTCTCGTTGGACAACCGCAAGGACCTGGACCAGCTGGGCAAGGTCAAGCGCGTGGACCCGCCGAACGCGCCCTCGAACTCACCGCCCGTGCCGACGACGGAGTGA
- a CDS encoding type VI immunity family protein, which produces MTKAIRLSSDDDGLFLRDSFILVFFCKKPIKDLVTNYAKVFEHWLETTPEEGRKWASIGGNSEEFKPLTTQRLAAARKELDSTKARTREVSTFEIGGPQQTNPDYLFEWFGARDAEEDMTSHLEIRLPRMPTTDEEVATVLSLARWVGEQVPYASGYGAPALTWGADSQQGAFAEAVGKLAFRHPGYDVPDSMETAFDIGTKVRGAYWLNFIGPEALKKLGGEKGLRSKLEIGIGIEKVGDGLLLQAGPRPEIGDVNKKAKLPLLRSLAKVLEPVTLFDDVGIDNNFPEEDDCKRWKRRHLE; this is translated from the coding sequence ATGACCAAGGCAATCCGACTGTCCTCCGATGACGACGGCCTGTTCCTTCGTGACAGCTTCATCCTTGTGTTCTTCTGCAAGAAGCCCATCAAGGACCTGGTCACGAACTATGCGAAGGTGTTCGAGCATTGGCTCGAGACGACCCCCGAGGAGGGTCGGAAGTGGGCCTCCATTGGCGGGAATTCGGAGGAGTTCAAGCCCCTGACGACTCAACGTCTCGCGGCGGCTCGCAAGGAACTGGATTCGACCAAGGCCCGTACCCGTGAAGTCTCCACGTTCGAGATCGGCGGCCCCCAGCAGACAAACCCTGACTACCTCTTCGAGTGGTTCGGAGCTCGGGACGCCGAAGAAGACATGACCAGTCACCTGGAGATTCGACTGCCCAGGATGCCGACGACGGATGAGGAGGTCGCCACAGTGCTTTCCCTGGCCCGATGGGTGGGGGAACAGGTGCCCTATGCGAGCGGTTACGGTGCGCCCGCGCTGACGTGGGGCGCGGACAGCCAGCAAGGTGCCTTCGCGGAGGCAGTGGGCAAGCTCGCGTTCCGTCATCCTGGGTACGATGTACCCGACAGCATGGAGACCGCGTTTGACATCGGCACGAAGGTCCGGGGCGCATACTGGCTCAACTTCATCGGTCCGGAGGCGCTCAAGAAGCTCGGGGGCGAGAAGGGCCTGCGGAGCAAGCTGGAGATTGGCATCGGCATCGAGAAGGTCGGCGACGGGCTCTTGCTCCAAGCCGGCCCCCGTCCCGAGATTGGCGACGTGAACAAGAAGGCGAAGCTCCCGCTGCTGCGCTCGCTGGCGAAGGTGCTGGAGCCCGTGACGCTGTTCGACGACGTGGGCATCGACAACAACTTCCCCGAAGAAGATGACTGCAAGCGCTGGAAGCGGCGGCACCTGGAGTAG
- a CDS encoding PAAR-like domain-containing protein, whose translation MSVTVHAPKTPVTKGSSGVAVATLPNVCKMPGPPAPFVPTPLPNIGKSGDSPKGYSKSVTIEGDAIAIRGASFGSSGDMASKGTGGGLVSSNTHGPTKFIGPGSMTVKVEGKNVQLLSDPMLNNCGPSGSPANSATMAGLLQKPGKPAIEKDLKKLARQCNAKVNREAGYTKGKKPSGKECTQLGTKKHACCEAAIKKANNPRVKSEVAYDKKGGLSPKSRGQALGAGSKAKAAAKSAGQNAQQQKAAFSKAFYPLLPAISLDVVVLKDGTKPPTRDNIEKIYDFKFNCKSQGAMSRKQRHKYRKAMRKPVEIIHAR comes from the coding sequence ATGAGTGTCACCGTCCACGCGCCGAAGACACCTGTGACGAAGGGAAGTTCGGGCGTTGCCGTGGCGACGTTGCCCAACGTCTGCAAGATGCCGGGGCCTCCCGCGCCCTTCGTGCCCACGCCGCTCCCCAATATCGGGAAGAGCGGCGACTCACCCAAGGGGTACTCGAAGTCCGTCACCATCGAGGGGGACGCCATCGCCATCCGCGGAGCCAGCTTCGGCTCCTCGGGCGATATGGCCAGCAAGGGCACGGGGGGCGGGCTGGTGTCCTCCAACACGCACGGCCCCACGAAGTTCATCGGCCCCGGGTCCATGACGGTGAAGGTCGAGGGCAAGAACGTCCAACTGCTCAGCGACCCGATGTTGAACAACTGCGGACCGAGCGGCTCTCCCGCCAACTCCGCGACGATGGCCGGCCTGCTCCAGAAGCCGGGCAAACCCGCCATCGAGAAAGACCTCAAGAAGCTCGCCAGGCAATGCAATGCCAAGGTCAATCGCGAGGCGGGATACACGAAAGGAAAGAAGCCCAGTGGAAAGGAATGCACACAACTGGGAACGAAGAAGCACGCCTGTTGTGAGGCCGCCATCAAGAAGGCCAACAATCCCCGGGTGAAGTCCGAGGTGGCCTACGACAAGAAGGGTGGGCTGTCGCCCAAGTCACGGGGACAGGCGCTCGGTGCTGGAAGCAAGGCGAAGGCCGCGGCGAAGAGCGCCGGGCAGAACGCGCAGCAGCAGAAGGCGGCCTTCAGCAAGGCGTTCTATCCTTTGCTCCCCGCCATCTCGCTCGACGTCGTCGTGTTGAAGGACGGCACAAAACCACCCACCAGGGATAACATCGAGAAGATCTATGACTTCAAATTCAACTGCAAATCCCAGGGCGCGATGAGCAGGAAACAACGCCACAAGTACCGGAAGGCCATGAGAAAACCCGTTGAGATCATCCATGCCAGGTGA